One stretch of Streptomyces sp. MMBL 11-1 DNA includes these proteins:
- a CDS encoding copper homeostasis protein CutC translates to MSNRAVLEVIALDPADAVAAQAGGADRLELVTDMAADGLTPSRETFAAIRSAVDIPLRVMLRVADGFAAGDIDVLVGRAREMREAGADAFVFGFLDAEGHADLVAVERLVAELDGCPWTFHRAIDRATDRDALRKRLADLPGLDTFLTAGSPAGVDAGIPTLLAEAARTGEPGYEAQVLVGGGLHLHHLPRLRAGGIDAFHIGGAARPGGWSAPVDAAAVREWREALDA, encoded by the coding sequence ATGAGCAACCGTGCAGTCCTGGAGGTGATCGCGCTCGACCCGGCGGACGCGGTCGCTGCCCAGGCCGGTGGTGCAGACCGCCTCGAACTGGTCACCGACATGGCCGCCGACGGTCTGACCCCGTCGCGGGAGACCTTCGCGGCGATCAGGTCCGCCGTGGACATCCCGCTGCGCGTGATGCTCAGGGTGGCGGACGGCTTCGCCGCCGGTGACATCGATGTACTGGTCGGCAGGGCCCGCGAGATGCGGGAGGCGGGGGCCGACGCGTTCGTGTTCGGCTTCCTCGACGCGGAGGGCCACGCCGACCTCGTCGCCGTCGAGCGGCTCGTCGCCGAGCTGGACGGCTGCCCGTGGACGTTCCACCGGGCGATCGACCGGGCCACCGACCGCGACGCCCTGCGCAAGCGGCTCGCGGACCTGCCCGGCCTCGACACGTTCCTCACGGCGGGCTCGCCGGCCGGGGTGGACGCCGGCATCCCGACCCTCCTGGCCGAGGCGGCCCGTACCGGCGAGCCGGGATACGAGGCGCAGGTCCTGGTCGGCGGCGGCCTCCACCTGCACCACCTGCCCCGGCTGCGGGCGGGCGGGATCGACGCCTTCCACATCGGCGGCGCCGCCCGGCCCGGGGGCTGGTCGGCCCCGGTGGACGCGGCAGCCGTACGGGAGTGGCGCGAGGCGCTGGACGCCTGA